A window of the Nibribacter ruber genome harbors these coding sequences:
- a CDS encoding YceI family protein, translating into MKRIVLSALLAAAVGASAFTTFNPVTSETAVPAKLAAGVQTFKVETTESTLGWIGRKVTGEHNGNLKLQSGSMLFDKSALRGGSFAIDMTSITCNDLQGNSNKNLVNHLRSDDFFSVEKNPTANFIITNLVPKGNAKVGSTNYIVTGNLTIKGITNEITFPAAVWVKKGVATATGTLKFDRTKWDIKFRSGNFFENLGDKAIQDDIELKLNVVAKAEEVTKAKKEKTDKAKVAKS; encoded by the coding sequence ATGAAAAGAATTGTACTTTCTGCGCTACTGGCCGCCGCAGTGGGAGCCTCTGCCTTTACCACCTTCAATCCTGTAACTTCTGAAACTGCGGTGCCGGCAAAACTGGCTGCCGGAGTGCAAACGTTCAAGGTAGAGACCACAGAGAGCACGCTGGGCTGGATTGGCCGTAAAGTGACTGGTGAGCACAACGGCAACCTGAAACTGCAGAGCGGCTCCATGCTATTTGACAAAAGCGCCCTGCGCGGCGGTTCCTTTGCCATTGACATGACCTCCATCACCTGCAATGACCTGCAAGGCAACTCCAACAAAAACCTGGTGAATCACTTGCGCTCAGATGACTTCTTTTCTGTGGAGAAAAACCCTACGGCCAACTTCATCATCACCAACCTGGTGCCCAAGGGCAACGCCAAAGTAGGATCTACCAACTACATTGTGACGGGAAATCTTACCATTAAAGGCATTACCAATGAAATCACATTCCCGGCGGCTGTTTGGGTGAAAAAGGGCGTAGCCACGGCCACTGGCACCTTAAAGTTTGACCGTACCAAATGGGACATCAAGTTCCGGTCTGGCAACTTCTTCGAGAACCTGGGCGACAAAGCCATTCAAGATGACATTGAACTTAAACTGAACGTGGTAGCGAAAGCAGAAGAGGTGACCAAAGCTAAAAAGGAGAAAACAGACAAAGCCAAGGTAGCCAAAAGCTAA